In the genome of Arachis stenosperma cultivar V10309 chromosome 6, arast.V10309.gnm1.PFL2, whole genome shotgun sequence, the window actgaatacctccctaggagaattgagttccaacatgggacaactaagggtggagcaccaagaacactccattctcctccatgagattagagaagatcaaagaatcatgagagaggagcaacaaagacaaggaagagacattgaggagctcaagcactccataagaccttcaagaggaagaacaagccgccatcactaaggtggacccgttctttaatctccttgttctttattttcttgtttttcgaattttagtgctttatgtttgtccatgtttgtgtcttgtgatcattagtgtcttagtgtctatgccttaaagttatgaatgtcctatgaatccatcacctttcttagagattgttcttaattgaaaaagaatagaattgcatgaattttgaattttatagcagtttaattattttgatgtggtggcaacacttttgttctctgaatgtatgcttgaacagtgcatatgtcttttgaatttgtggttcatgaatgttggctcttgaaagaatgatgaaaaaggagacatgttactgaggatctgaaaaatcataaaaatgattcttgaagcaagaaaaagcagtgaatacaaaaaaaaaaagaagaagaaagcaagcgaaaaaaaaacgaaaaagaaagagaaaaaggaagaaaaagaacgaaataaagttgtgatccaaggcaataagagtgtgcttaagaaccctggacacctctaattggggactttagcaaagctgagtcacaatctgaaaaggttcacccaattatgtgtctgtggcatgtatgtatccggtggtaatactggaagacagagtgctttgggccacggccaagactcatgaagtagctgtgttcaagaatcatcatacttaactaggagaatcaataacactatctggattctaagttcctaaagaagccaattattctgaattccaaaggataaaagtgagatgccaaaactattcagaggcaaaaagctaaaagccccgctcatctaattaatactgatcttcatagatgtttttggagttcattgcatattctcttctttttatcctatttgatcttcagttgcttggggacaagcaacaatttaagtttggtgttgtgatgagcggataatttgtacgctttttggcattgtttttagtatgtttttagtatgatctagttagtttttattatatttttattagtttttagttaaaattcacttttctggactttactatgagtttgtgtgtttttctgtgatttcaggtattttctggctgaaattgagggatctgagcaaaaatctgatacagagactcaaaaggactgcagatgctgttggattctgacctccctgcactcgaagtggattttctggagctacagaagcccaattggcgcgctctcaacggcgttgaaaagtagacattctgggctttccagcaatatatgatagtccatactttgcccaagatttgatggcccaaaccggcgttcaaagtcacctcaagaaattccagcgttaaacgccggaactggcacctaaatgggagttaaacgcccaaactggcataaaagctggcgtttaactccaaggagagtctctacacgaaaatgcttcattgctcagcccaaacacacaccaagtgggcccggaagtggatttttatgtcatttactcatctttgtacaccctaggctactagttttctataagtaggaccttttactattgtatctggAAATCTGGAAATCTGGAAATCTGGAAATCTGGAGatctggagatctttgaatcttttgatcactgggaggctggcctcacggccatgcctagaccttgttcttatgtattttcaacggtggagtttctacacaccatagattaaggtgtggagctctgctgtacctcgagtattaatgcaattactattgttcttctattcaattccgcttgttcttattccaagatattcatttgcacccaagaacatgatgaatgtgatgattatgtgacgctcatcatcattctcactcttgaacaaagtgactgacaaccactcttgttctacaagcaaacgaggctctaatgtttatctcttggattcctgatacacgatgcatggttgatcgcctgacaaccgagtgctcgcctgacaaacgagccagccatttcgtgagatcagagtcttcgtggtataggcgagaactgatggcggaattcaagagaatccggaaggtctaaccttgtctgtggtattctgagtaggattcaatgattgaatgactgtgacgtgcttcaaactcctagcaggcggggcgttagtgacagacgcaaaagaatcaatggattctattccggcctgaccgagaaccgacagatgattatccatgctgtgacagagcataggcaacgttttcactgagaggatgggaggtagccactgacaacggtgaaaccctacatgagcttgccatggaaaggagtaagaaggattggatgaagacagtaggaaagcagagagacggaagggaaggcatcttcatacgcttatctgaagctctcaccaatgatatacataagtatctctatctttatctttatgttttattcatcatctatacccatttgagtctgcctgactgagatttacaaggtgaccatagcttgcttcataccaacaatctccgtgggatcgacccttactcgcgtaaggtttattacttggacgacccagtgcacttgctggttagttgtgcgaagttgtgtttatgccatggtattgagcaccaagtctttggagccattaccggggattgttttgtgtaaaagtagtgatcacaatttcgtgcaccaccaataaaagccactttggagtaccttagtggctgttcgctcacctccaaagtgtcctccatagtcaaagccatggcaatgccatagaaTTTTCTGTGCCTCTTCTTTAGACACACAGCGTCGGATTATTCCATCTgagcatctcttaaagagatatggctcatcccataggtaatATTTTGCATCATGCATGAGTTTTCAGGCTTGCTGCCTGGTAAACTCCTTGGGAATGAACCGTAtagccttgtagtttgcaatgccTGCAAACCAAGGTACTGTCCGGATGGCATAGAGTTGCTCATTTGGAAAGGATTCGGATATGTCAGTGGAGGGAGAAGAAGTCCCTGCTACTGGCTCAATCCGGGACAAGTGATTAGCCACCTAATTTTCTGTCCcccttttttgtctctaatttctatatcaaactcttacagGAGTaatacccatcttataagtATGGGTTTAGAATATTGCTTAGTGAGTAGATACTTTAGAGCAACATGGTCAGTATAAATAATGACCTTAGATCCTACTAGGTAGGagctgaacttgtcaatggcataaaccactgcaagtagctcctTTTCTGTAGTAGTGTAGTTTTTCTACGCATCATTTAATACACGACTAGTATAAtgaatgacatgcagaagcttggcATGTCTCTGACCTAAGACTACGCCAATTGCATgatcacttgcatcacacattagCTCAAATGGCAAGTCCCAGTTGGGTGCAGAGATGATAGGAGCAGTGACAAGCTTTTCCTTCAGAGTTTCAAAGGCATGCATGCATTCTTGGTCAAAGGCGAATGGGACATCAGTGGCTAAGAGGTTACACAAGGGTTCGACGATTTTTGAAAAACCTTTTATGAACTgcctgtaaaatcctgcatgtcttaggaagcttctgattgccttaataCTAGTAGGCGGAGGCAAGCGTTCAATCACTTTCACATTAGCTTGATCCACTTTTATCCCCTTATTTGAGATCCGATGCCCAAGAACAATGTCTTCAGTTACCATGAAGtggcatttctcccagtttagaACTAGGTTTATTTCTTGGAATCTTTTCAGGACCAGGGTCagatgatcaagacaggagtCAAATGAGTCTACAGAaacagaaaagtcatccatgaatacttcaaggaatttctctatcatatcagagaagatggatagcatgcatctctgaaaggtggcaggtgcattacacaggtCAAATGGCATTTGTCTATAGGAGAACAtgccagatggacatgtgaatgctgtcttctcttgatcctgtGGACCTACTGCTTTTTTATTGTACCTGAAATAACCATCCAAGAAACAATAAAAagcatgacctgctagtctttctagcatttggtcaaTGAAGGGTAAAGGAAAGTGATCTTTCCTGGTGGCGCCATTGAGTATTCTGTAGTCAAtgcacatgcgccaccctgtaactgtctTTTTTGGGATCagctcattcttttcattatgaaccactgtcattcctcccttcttaggaacaacatggacagggctcacctagGGGCTGTCAAAAAtgggataaatgatcccagcctccCAGAGTTTAGTGACTTccttctgcactacttccttcatagctggattcaatcgcctttgtggttgtaccctggtttggcattatcctccaataggactTTATGCATGCATCGGGTAGGGCTAATTCCCTTAAGGTCACTTATAGTCCACCCAAGGACGGTCCTATGTGTTTtaagcacttgaattagtgcttcttcttcatatggctctaaggtagagcttatgattacaggataGGTATctccctctcccagaaatgcgtatttTATGGAGGAAGGTAATGGCTTAAGCTCAAGCTTAGGAGGCTTCTCCTTTTCCTCAGAGGTTTTCAGAGGTTCCCCTGAATCATGCTGAGTATTATTGAGGATATCATCAAGCCTGTCCTTGGAGCTTTTGGCCATGTTGACATTTTCCACTAGGAAATCAATGAggtcaatgctcatgcagtcctCAGGaatgtctggatgctgcatagctttgacagcattcagcATGAACTTTTCCTTATTGACTTTTAGGGTTACTTTCCCTTTTTCAACATCAATGAGGGTCCGTCCTGTAACTAGGAAAGGTCATCTTAGGATAAGGGATGCACTTTTGTGCCCCTCCATGTCCAataccacaaagtcagtgggagaAGCAAAGGGTCCAACcctgacaatcatgtcctctattaatCCTGATGGTATCTTAATGGacccatcagcaagttgaaggcatatgcgggttggtttgacttcatcAGTCAAACAGAGCTTCTTTATTAAAGCCGCTGGTATTAGGTTGATGCTTGTCCCAAGGCCACATAGAGCTGTCCTTGTACAAGTATCACCTAGAATGCAAGGTATCATGAAGCTTCCAaggtctttaagcttctctggtaagttGTTCTGaatgattgcactgcattcctcagtgAGGAGGACTATTTGTGTCTCTCTCCAATGCTTCTTATGACTTAGAATGTCCTTCATGAACTTTGCATAAGAAGGTATCTGTTCAAGAGCTTCTACAAAAGGGATCTTTATCTCTAATGTTTTGAGATACTCTGCAAAGCAGACAAACTATTTATCACTTTCctcttggcagagtttctgagaaAATGACATCTTAGCCTTGTATTCATCAACCTTGGTTGATGAAGGCCGAATACCATGTGAGTTGGAAGGGGGGTTACTAGCTTGCTTTGGAGGGTTGTTATCAATGATTGACTGACCTCCCTTGcatgggcgttcaatgcccatgcTGTTGCCCCTTTAGGTGTTTGGACGCCCCATCTATCCCCTTTCTTGGCGTTCATCGCCAATAAGGTCACCTTcctgggcgtttgaacgcccaTTCTCTTCCATTTTTCTGGCATTCCACACCAGGAGTAatacctttctgggcgtttgaACACCTAGTCTCTGCCCTTTCCTAGTGTTCAATGCCAGGAGGGATACCTCTCCgggtgtttaaacgcccagaGTAATTTTGTGCAGAGACTTGGTTATCCTCTATGAGCTTTTCGTTTTTATTATACTGAGGTTGGGTGCTTAAgattttcccactcctcagttggaTAGCCTGGCATTCATCTGTTATCTACTTAGATAACTGCTGCCTTGTTTGACTCAACTGGGCTTCTATATTTCTGTTAGAAGCCTGAGTTTCTTGCAAAGCCTCTTGCAGTTCCAACATTTGCTGGGCAAGGGCTTGCTAGTTGCTGAGTCAATGGGCCATTCTGCTCTGGAGGGTTAGGTTCAGCAACAATTACTGATTTGTGGTAACTGTCTCAATAAGCTCTCAAACTTCTCCAATGGTCTTTCTCATGTGCAATGAACCACCAGTAGATTGGTTCAAGGACATTCTAGCCATGTCTGAAAGCCCATGGTAGATGATGTCTAATTATAcccattttaaaaatattttattgggacattttcttagcatcctCTTATACCTCTCcaaagcatcataaagagattcaccatctccttgtttgaagccttggatgtccaatCTCAGCTGGTTCATCTTTCTTGGGGAAAAGTATTGGTTTAAAAACTTATCCACTAATTGTTTCCAAGTTTTTAAACTAGCTTTAGGCTGGTTATCCAACCATTTTTTTGCTTGGTCCTTTActgcaaaaggaaaaagcaatAATCTGTAGAGCTCTTGGTCTATTCCCTCACtgtgtactgtatcagcaatccTTAGAAAATATGCTAGGaattctgtaggttcttcatgagGAAGTCTAAAATACTAGCAATTTTGT includes:
- the LOC130933927 gene encoding uncharacterized protein LOC130933927; translated protein: MDWIRSVYSRCLSEYDPKIVDIDLIHKVIESDRIRKVIRSDCGFHVEYLKTLEIKIPFVEALEQIPSYAKFMKDILSHKKHWRETQIVLLTEECSAIIQNNLPEKLKDLGSFMIPCILGDTCTRTALCGLGTSINLIPAALIKKLCLTDEVKPTRICLQLADGSIKIPSGLIEDMIVRVGPFASPTDFVHPDIPEDCMSIDLIDFLVENVNMAKSSKDRLDDILNNTQHDSGEPLKTSEEKEKPPKLELKPLPSSIKYAFLGEGDTYPVQ